The following are encoded together in the Candidatus Babeliales bacterium genome:
- a CDS encoding ankyrin repeat domain-containing protein, giving the protein MKKSAFFAILFTFLLTHNLHGAPADQPTLTVPASMWYAAMGSTNSLAQLPPAALVEPDENGQTPLHIAAQNGHPNTILFLLQQGAPVNVADKQGLTALHLAAQFGQKPCVQTLLNQKAAINSAGTTGITPLHLAAFYGQLDVVKQLLEYKECNIEAVTKGKSTPLHFAAQSGQTVCVEALLAKNAKVDVRNTLDETPLLQAIKNNQLASAQLLLNKNATVSIRNKLGSTPLHYAALNNFNEGITALLKKGATVNVKDKNGMSPLHYTAGNNNLDGTKQLLEKGASINTANNNKSTPLHIAATNNALDCIPLLLAKGADVNATDANKSTPLHLAATNGHELGVRLLLSSKGTKAIGIDAVDAAGATPLHRAAQNGHVTVCFMLIMSGANLLTPTTNAATANANKTAQTLAAQNGHYALANALQYTQTNGQLPSIAAAESACTLCAQQFNIAEVGMQLPCGHMMHPNCLQTFIAQPTQLAYQCPTCQAAAQAQAQAIAVLMVAASPTNEAVGKK; this is encoded by the coding sequence ATGAAAAAAAGCGCTTTTTTTGCAATTTTATTCACTTTTTTGCTAACCCATAACCTGCATGGCGCCCCAGCAGACCAGCCAACGCTGACCGTTCCTGCAAGCATGTGGTACGCCGCCATGGGCTCAACCAACTCATTGGCTCAGCTGCCACCAGCAGCATTGGTAGAACCGGACGAAAACGGCCAAACACCCCTGCACATTGCAGCTCAGAACGGGCACCCAAATACTATTTTGTTTTTGCTGCAACAAGGCGCACCGGTTAACGTAGCAGACAAACAAGGTCTAACCGCCTTGCACCTGGCTGCTCAATTTGGCCAAAAGCCATGCGTACAAACGCTGCTCAACCAAAAGGCTGCTATCAACAGTGCTGGTACCACGGGCATAACACCGCTGCATTTGGCCGCCTTTTACGGCCAACTTGATGTAGTAAAACAGCTTCTTGAATACAAAGAATGTAACATTGAAGCGGTTACCAAAGGCAAATCTACCCCACTCCATTTTGCGGCTCAAAGCGGACAGACCGTCTGCGTAGAAGCATTGTTGGCAAAAAATGCCAAAGTTGACGTACGAAATACGCTGGACGAAACACCACTTTTACAAGCAATAAAAAATAATCAGCTAGCTAGCGCACAGCTCTTGCTTAACAAAAATGCTACTGTCAGTATTAGAAACAAACTTGGCTCAACGCCCCTGCATTATGCCGCTTTAAATAACTTTAACGAAGGAATCACCGCGCTCTTAAAAAAAGGCGCAACGGTAAACGTTAAAGACAAAAACGGCATGAGCCCACTGCACTACACTGCCGGCAACAATAATCTGGATGGCACCAAACAACTTTTGGAAAAAGGGGCCAGCATTAACACGGCAAACAACAATAAAAGCACGCCGCTGCACATTGCTGCCACTAACAATGCACTCGACTGCATCCCGCTCTTGCTGGCAAAAGGCGCCGACGTTAACGCGACAGACGCCAACAAATCAACACCACTGCACTTGGCAGCCACCAACGGCCACGAGCTGGGCGTACGCTTGCTGCTGAGCAGCAAAGGAACCAAGGCTATTGGCATTGACGCTGTTGATGCTGCTGGCGCAACACCGCTGCACCGCGCCGCCCAAAACGGCCACGTGACTGTTTGTTTTATGTTGATCATGAGCGGTGCAAACTTATTAACCCCAACCACCAATGCGGCTACTGCAAATGCTAACAAAACAGCACAAACGCTGGCTGCGCAAAACGGGCACTATGCCCTGGCTAATGCCCTGCAGTACACACAAACCAATGGCCAGCTGCCAAGCATTGCGGCTGCAGAAAGCGCGTGCACGCTCTGTGCGCAACAGTTCAACATTGCCGAAGTTGGCATGCAACTGCCGTGCGGGCACATGATGCACCCAAACTGCCTGCAAACGTTTATTGCCCAACCTACTCAACTTGCCTACCAATGCCCAACCTGCCAAGCAGCTGCACAGGCGCAAGCGCAAGCAATTGCAGTTTTAATGGTTGCGGCAAGTCCAACCAATGAAGCGGTAGGTAAAAAGTAA
- a CDS encoding UvrD-helicase domain-containing protein has product MDYKKQFNHFINKELNKPQQEAATQKSGALLVIAGAGSGKTRVITARIANLIINENVSPKAITALTFTNKAAEEMKERLHKFLDGNHELPFVGTFHSYCLLLLRTNLHYLSAPYFSILDGDDQLSIVKQIIKKGALEKQITPSQIMYQLSQYKNKYFMNPQEAENTVSPLIKEIYHAYEAEKTAARSFDFDDLILEVLKLFRKNKTFKREFQAKIKHVLVDEYQDTSHTQHELLRQMGLDEDKKFILDSLCAVGDEDQSIYSWRGATVTNMLKIKQEFAPVTTVKIEQNYRSVTPILETANHVIQHNTQRNPKKLWSDKQGKNRILLLTCRSGEQEADAVAILLKNLPENKKLSNVAILYRTHYQSRSLEESLIYHAIPYRIIGGIRFYERKEIKDVLAYLRLMVNPFDRISLLRIVNYPLRGLGQKFEEQLMEAWQQNPLLDFKQLITYLISSEGVSSAKQLALKQFLAIYATAPQNGSPSDLVDHVLTKIDYLNYLRTTLDAQEADTKIENVRELVQSIATFEKNFDGSRESVNPNDPFASSSNAPTLENFLYEVTLMQEKSDNENRDDQVCLMTLHGSKGLEFDMVIITGLEEEMLPSGKALNTNEELEEERRLFYVGITRAEERLVLTHADYRNRFGTIVHQIPSRFLSELKRPLVQEFNASNAHATQLKTQFRRWLGLSTQFDQNILTFTNFIPPDRLSGENTVESSPPSRRLSSLKATSGSSGRTGKRIFSEKPEYLIHQSTQNNNKYTRSQDPNRSLKNKQVSSSVRPEEHGVARKSLDRRLEGSTNKTAPTSEWYKNQLVEHSKFGKGIVTHVEKADGDAYHITAIFQSGPKKILSSFLKKS; this is encoded by the coding sequence ATGGATTACAAAAAACAGTTTAATCATTTCATAAACAAAGAGCTCAACAAACCACAGCAAGAGGCAGCAACGCAAAAGTCTGGCGCACTGCTGGTTATTGCTGGCGCAGGCTCAGGAAAAACGCGCGTAATTACCGCACGCATTGCCAATTTAATTATTAACGAAAACGTAAGCCCAAAGGCCATTACTGCGCTCACCTTCACCAACAAAGCTGCCGAAGAAATGAAAGAGCGCTTGCACAAGTTTCTTGATGGCAACCACGAGCTACCGTTTGTTGGCACATTCCATTCATACTGCCTTCTGCTTTTGAGAACCAACCTGCATTATCTTTCAGCGCCCTACTTTTCAATTCTTGATGGTGACGACCAACTCAGCATCGTGAAACAAATTATAAAAAAAGGTGCTCTTGAAAAGCAGATCACGCCCTCGCAAATTATGTACCAGCTATCGCAGTACAAAAATAAGTATTTCATGAATCCGCAAGAGGCTGAAAACACCGTAAGCCCGCTCATAAAAGAAATTTATCATGCGTATGAGGCAGAAAAAACAGCCGCTCGCAGCTTTGACTTTGACGACTTGATTCTGGAAGTCTTAAAACTATTTAGAAAGAATAAAACGTTCAAACGCGAGTTCCAAGCAAAAATTAAGCATGTGCTCGTTGACGAATATCAAGATACCAGCCACACGCAGCACGAGCTGCTACGACAAATGGGCCTTGATGAGGATAAAAAATTTATTCTGGATTCACTGTGTGCCGTTGGCGATGAAGACCAGTCAATTTATTCATGGCGCGGGGCAACCGTTACCAACATGCTTAAAATTAAGCAGGAGTTTGCGCCGGTAACCACCGTTAAAATTGAACAAAACTATCGCTCCGTCACCCCGATTTTAGAAACTGCTAACCACGTGATTCAGCATAACACACAGCGAAACCCTAAAAAGTTGTGGTCGGACAAGCAGGGCAAAAATAGAATTTTATTGCTGACCTGCCGCTCGGGCGAGCAAGAAGCCGATGCCGTAGCGATCTTGTTAAAAAATTTGCCAGAAAATAAAAAGCTGAGCAACGTAGCCATTTTGTACCGCACACACTATCAATCGCGCTCGTTGGAAGAATCGCTCATTTATCACGCAATCCCCTACCGCATTATTGGCGGTATCCGCTTTTATGAACGCAAAGAAATTAAAGATGTTTTGGCGTACCTACGCTTGATGGTAAACCCCTTTGACCGCATCAGCCTGCTGCGCATTGTTAACTATCCGCTGCGCGGCCTTGGGCAAAAGTTTGAAGAACAGCTGATGGAAGCCTGGCAACAAAACCCACTGCTCGACTTTAAGCAACTAATTACGTATTTGATTTCAAGCGAAGGCGTTAGTTCGGCAAAGCAGCTGGCGCTCAAGCAATTTTTGGCAATCTATGCAACAGCACCACAAAACGGCTCTCCGTCAGACTTAGTTGACCATGTGCTGACAAAAATTGATTACCTTAATTATTTGCGCACCACGCTGGACGCACAAGAAGCTGACACAAAAATTGAAAACGTACGCGAGTTGGTACAATCAATTGCCACGTTTGAAAAGAATTTTGACGGATCGCGCGAGTCGGTTAACCCTAACGACCCTTTTGCCAGTAGCTCAAACGCACCAACACTTGAAAACTTTTTGTACGAAGTTACGTTGATGCAAGAAAAGAGTGATAACGAAAACCGCGATGACCAGGTCTGTTTAATGACACTGCACGGATCTAAAGGCCTTGAGTTTGATATGGTTATTATTACCGGCCTTGAAGAAGAAATGCTGCCAAGCGGCAAAGCGCTCAACACCAACGAAGAACTTGAAGAAGAGCGACGCCTGTTTTATGTGGGCATTACGCGGGCAGAAGAACGCCTGGTACTTACGCACGCTGATTACCGCAACCGCTTTGGCACGATAGTGCACCAAATTCCGTCACGCTTTTTGTCTGAACTTAAGCGGCCACTGGTTCAAGAGTTTAATGCGAGCAATGCCCACGCAACACAACTTAAAACACAGTTTAGACGCTGGCTTGGTCTTTCTACTCAGTTTGACCAAAACATTCTTACGTTTACCAACTTTATACCACCAGACCGGTTGAGTGGAGAAAATACGGTTGAATCATCTCCCCCTTCGAGACGCCTGTCTTCGCTAAAAGCTACGTCAGGCTCCTCAGGGCGAACGGGAAAAAGGATATTCTCCGAAAAACCAGAATACCTGATCCATCAATCGACACAAAATAATAACAAGTACACAAGATCACAGGATCCAAATCGCTCGCTAAAGAACAAACAAGTTTCTTCCTCCGTTCGCCCTGAGGAGCATGGCGTAGCTCGCAAGAGCTTAGACAGGCGTCTCGAAGGGTCTACAAACAAAACAGCCCCAACGAGCGAATGGTACAAAAACCAATTAGTTGAGCACAGCAAGTTTGGCAAAGGGATTGTAACGCACGTTGAAAAGGCCGATGGCGATGCGTACCACATTACCGCCATCTTTCAATCTGGGCCTAAAAAGATTCTTTCGAGTTTTTTGAAGAAGAGTTGA
- a CDS encoding MFS transporter, with protein MNRKIMQYAPFLSAAFLDYLNIVVSLVVFPVLLADSHYKLLSEQTTQAYGTLFVGFVLTAYYAGQFFMSPLWGQISDSYGRRFTMIITLTGATVSLFLTALAIHYASVWLLFASRFCAGLFAANVAIAQSFMADVSDDTNADKVSNMSMVEIAVACGFIGGGLLGGQYTNALLGVAHDLAIPFLILGGLTVLNLLFVAYQLFRDRSKKTVKRKKFFITFGHLGQMFHYPQLRSIFAAASLFIFGWTFSTQFFSTYLLKVFNYGASQIGTMFVYAGVMYLLLQLLLVRPLSRIAAPRTIVLSALPLLAFLSLAVFMPPTTIGLYIFIVLYIGCIASILPNMMAIISNSVDDDKQGKGIAMIWAMQALVTVLGTFFGGFLAMFNPALPVGVAGFMIFSSWLLYLSAAKKKRR; from the coding sequence ATGAACCGTAAAATAATGCAGTATGCGCCATTTTTGTCCGCCGCGTTTCTCGACTATCTTAACATTGTGGTATCACTGGTGGTGTTTCCTGTTTTGTTAGCAGACTCTCACTATAAGCTTTTGTCAGAACAAACAACGCAGGCTTATGGTACGCTCTTTGTTGGTTTTGTACTGACAGCTTATTATGCCGGCCAATTTTTTATGTCACCGCTTTGGGGGCAAATTTCAGATTCGTACGGTCGGCGTTTTACGATGATAATAACGCTTACTGGTGCTACGGTAAGTTTGTTTCTAACCGCACTGGCAATACATTATGCTAGTGTTTGGTTGCTCTTTGCCAGCCGTTTTTGTGCCGGTCTTTTTGCTGCAAACGTTGCTATTGCGCAGTCGTTTATGGCTGATGTGAGTGATGATACTAATGCTGACAAAGTGAGCAACATGAGCATGGTGGAAATTGCCGTTGCCTGCGGTTTTATTGGTGGCGGCTTGTTAGGTGGTCAATATACCAATGCCTTGCTGGGTGTTGCTCATGATTTGGCAATACCATTCTTAATTTTGGGCGGCCTGACAGTACTTAACTTGCTTTTTGTTGCTTACCAGCTATTTCGTGATCGTTCAAAAAAAACGGTTAAAAGAAAGAAATTTTTTATAACGTTTGGCCATCTTGGCCAAATGTTTCATTATCCACAATTGCGCAGTATTTTTGCAGCAGCGAGCTTGTTTATTTTTGGTTGGACGTTTAGTACGCAATTTTTTTCAACCTATTTGCTCAAAGTTTTTAATTACGGCGCTTCACAAATTGGTACTATGTTTGTGTATGCTGGTGTGATGTATTTATTGCTTCAGCTCCTGCTGGTGCGTCCACTTTCGCGCATTGCAGCACCGCGCACTATTGTTCTGTCGGCATTGCCGCTGCTTGCTTTTTTAAGCTTGGCAGTTTTTATGCCGCCAACAACCATCGGGCTTTATATTTTTATTGTTTTGTACATTGGCTGTATCGCCTCAATTTTGCCCAACATGATGGCCATTATTTCCAACTCAGTTGATGATGACAAGCAAGGAAAAGGTATTGCTATGATCTGGGCAATGCAGGCGCTGGTTACTGTTTTGGGAACTTTTTTTGGTGGTTTTTTGGCAATGTTTAACCCCGCATTGCCGGTGGGCGTTGCTGGGTTTATGATCTTTTCCAGCTGGTTGCTGTATTTGAGTGCAGCTAAGAAAAAGCGTCGTTAA
- a CDS encoding ATP-binding protein, with the protein MIIKRTITAHLQELATQFPVVAVMGPRQSGKTTLVKETFAGYAYVTLEDLDKRSAAQQDPRGFFATYAQHIGLIIDEIQEVPELLSYMQGIVDQAYRPGYFIITGSQHFLMYEKITQTLAGRIALLTLLPLSVQELHDANMLPEDFASLFIKGCYPRLYSQPIPVQTWCSNYISTYVEKDVRQVLNISDVIAFQGFLKLCAARVGNLLNYADIARDAGISLNTAKSWIAILEASYIIKLLPPYYKNFNKRVIKSPKIYFNDTSLVCSLLGIRTAEELHTHPLKGALFESFVISEMFKHNYNHNKTPQIYFWRDVQGHEIDVVIEKSYNHVVPVEIKAGMTFSDNFFKELFAWREITEQETLPLYVVYGGNENLQRKEGRGFCWNSVEALLNEIYGE; encoded by the coding sequence ATGATTATTAAGCGTACTATTACCGCTCATTTGCAAGAATTAGCTACGCAGTTTCCCGTGGTGGCAGTTATGGGCCCTCGGCAGTCTGGCAAGACCACCTTGGTAAAAGAGACTTTTGCTGGCTATGCCTATGTTACGTTGGAAGACTTAGACAAGCGGAGTGCAGCACAGCAAGACCCGCGGGGCTTTTTTGCTACGTATGCTCAGCACATCGGTTTAATTATTGATGAAATTCAAGAAGTGCCAGAGTTGCTTTCGTACATGCAAGGGATTGTGGACCAAGCGTATCGGCCGGGTTATTTTATTATTACCGGCTCACAGCATTTTCTTATGTACGAAAAAATAACTCAAACGCTGGCAGGTCGGATAGCCCTGCTTACGCTGTTGCCATTGTCGGTCCAAGAATTGCATGATGCCAATATGCTGCCTGAAGATTTTGCTTCGTTGTTCATTAAAGGTTGTTATCCGCGGCTTTATTCTCAGCCAATTCCGGTGCAAACATGGTGCTCAAATTATATCAGTACGTACGTTGAAAAAGATGTGCGGCAAGTGCTGAATATCTCTGATGTTATTGCGTTTCAAGGCTTTTTAAAGTTGTGTGCTGCGCGTGTTGGCAACTTGCTTAACTATGCCGACATTGCACGCGATGCTGGCATCAGTTTGAATACTGCCAAGTCGTGGATTGCAATTTTAGAAGCAAGTTACATTATCAAGTTGCTTCCACCGTACTACAAAAATTTTAACAAGCGCGTAATTAAAAGCCCCAAAATCTACTTTAACGATACGTCATTGGTTTGTTCGTTGCTAGGGATCAGAACAGCAGAAGAGCTGCATACGCATCCGCTCAAGGGCGCGTTGTTTGAATCGTTTGTGATTAGTGAAATGTTTAAACACAATTACAATCACAACAAGACGCCGCAGATCTATTTCTGGCGCGATGTGCAGGGCCATGAAATTGATGTGGTTATTGAAAAATCGTACAACCACGTTGTGCCGGTTGAAATTAAAGCAGGTATGACTTTTTCAGATAACTTTTTTAAAGAGCTTTTTGCCTGGCGAGAGATTACCGAGCAAGAAACATTGCCGCTTTACGTTGTTTATGGCGGTAACGAAAACCTTCAACGCAAAGAAGGGCGCGGGTTCTGTTGGAACTCAGTCGAAGCTTTGTTGAACGAGATTTACGGCGAGTGA
- a CDS encoding ankyrin repeat domain-containing protein: MNRKLILSLAIMTLFSISLAAQESRKTIRSFDASWKLIFQEALKKHTPSWKLVKAIRAHDNKKLSEILKNPTINVNPIVMKGSEGFKTQLHPLDEAISCNNIEAVKLLLAHTVTLGTTKINTDGSMAGHYFDIKDIDINAPGLCGLTPLHTAVSLGRTECLKLLLAHKRTIWYEKLLPFDRKEAAINLNAAEKYGNTALHLAVSLDKADLVELLLAHPGIDVNAKNNEGWTPLHTAVWYETTDCIKLLLAHKEIKPIDPNLINWIKQELDTRKEQAERAFEIWLLLENHGQILDGPGGMSPTTIGAEF, from the coding sequence ATGAACCGCAAACTTATTCTATCGCTTGCCATAATGACATTGTTTAGTATTTCTCTCGCAGCACAAGAGAGCAGAAAAACCATCCGCTCCTTTGATGCAAGCTGGAAGCTTATATTCCAAGAAGCCCTCAAAAAACATACACCTTCCTGGAAACTCGTAAAAGCAATACGAGCACATGATAATAAAAAACTATCAGAGATTCTTAAAAACCCAACCATCAACGTAAATCCAATCGTTATGAAGGGAAGTGAAGGTTTCAAAACACAATTGCATCCGCTCGACGAAGCAATTTCTTGCAACAATATTGAAGCAGTTAAACTTTTATTGGCCCACACCGTTACTTTAGGCACAACAAAAATAAACACTGATGGCTCTATGGCAGGTCACTATTTCGATATCAAAGATATCGACATTAATGCTCCCGGTCTTTGCGGCCTTACGCCGTTGCACACAGCGGTCTCTCTTGGCAGAACTGAATGCCTTAAGCTCTTACTTGCACACAAAAGAACGATTTGGTATGAAAAACTTCTACCGTTCGATCGTAAAGAAGCAGCAATCAACCTCAATGCGGCCGAAAAATACGGCAACACCGCCCTTCATTTGGCTGTTTCTCTTGATAAAGCCGACTTAGTAGAACTTTTACTTGCACACCCTGGCATTGACGTCAACGCAAAAAACAACGAAGGATGGACACCGCTCCACACTGCTGTTTGGTATGAAACAACTGATTGTATAAAGCTTTTGCTTGCGCACAAAGAAATCAAACCGATTGATCCAAACCTTATCAACTGGATCAAACAAGAACTTGATACTAGAAAAGAACAAGCTGAACGAGCTTTCGAAATTTGGCTACTCTTGGAAAATCATGGGCAAATTTTAGATGGCCCTGGCGGCATGAGCCCAACTACGATTGGCGCGGAATTTTAA